A stretch of Lathyrus oleraceus cultivar Zhongwan6 chromosome 6, CAAS_Psat_ZW6_1.0, whole genome shotgun sequence DNA encodes these proteins:
- the LOC127098621 gene encoding probable protein phosphatase 2C 8 codes for MKDVKRHSLESSFSRVEAVKKLENVQRRRLKIRRMKYSCQAKIHVGDESAGGEEKEFHESVEISLSLASSSSSSSSEEEDRSSKRNDEDEEVSYGSVSVIGCRKEMEDAVSVEIGFAVKENQKCDFFAVYDGHGGAQVAEVCRERLHQVVAEEVERCVNDVEWNWERVMEGCFGKMDREIAGNALVRTVGTTAVVAVMATREIVVANCGDSRAVMGRGGEAVELSSDHKPERPDELMRIEEAGGRVINWNGHRVLGVLATSRSIGDEYLRPYVISKPEVTVTKRSSDDEFLILASDGLWGVMTSEIACQVVRKCLKGKIRRVCDGVGNQTSRAAEAAALLSEIALAKGSRDNTSVIVVDLRGTLTSS; via the exons ATGAAGGACGTGAAACGACACTCGCTGGAATCGTCTTTCTCGCGCGTTGAGGCGGTTAAGAAATTGGAGAATGTTCAGCGGAGAAGGTTGAAAATTCGGAGAATGAAATATAGCTGTCAGGCGAAGATCCACGTCGGAGATGAGTCTGCCGGTGGGGAGGAAAAGGAGTTTCATGAATCGGTTGAGATATCTTTGTCGTTGGCGAGCTCGTCGTCGTCGTCGTCATCGGAGGAAGAGGATCGATCGTCGAAGcggaatgatgaagatgaagaagtATCGTATGGTTCGGTGTCGGTGATAGGGTGTAGGAAGGAAATGGAGGATGCGGTGAGTGTTGAGATTGGTTTTGCGGTGAAAGAAAATCAGAAGTGTGATTTCTTTGCTGTTTATGACGGTCATGGTGGAGCTCAGGTTGCGGAGGTTTGTAGAGAGAGGTTGCATCAGGTTGTGGCGGAGGAGGTGGAGAGATGTGTGAATGACGTGGAATGGAACTGGGAGAGAGTGATGGAAGGGTGTTTCGGTAAAATGGATAGAGAGATTGCGGGTAATGCATTGGTTAGGACCGTGGGGACCACGGCTGTTGTGGCGGTTATGGCTACGAGGGAGATTGTTGTTGCAAATTGCGGTGATTCTAGGGCGGTTATGGGAAGAGGCGGCGAAGCTGTCGAGTTGTCTAGTGATCATAAG CCAGAGAGACCTGATGAGTTGATGCGAATAGAAGAAGCTGGTGGAAGAGTCATAAACTGGAACGGCCACCGTGTTCTTGGTGTTCTTGCCACTTCACGATCTATAG GAGATGAGTATCTTCGACCATATGTGATATCAAAACCTGAAGTCACTGTAACAAAGCGAAGCAGTGATGATGAATTTCTGATACTAGCAAGTGATGGTTTATGGGGTGTGATGACCAGTGAAATTGCGTGCCAAGTTGTAAGGAAATGCTTGAAAGGGAAAATAAGGAGAGTTTGTGATGGGGTTGGGAATCAGACGAGTCGTGCTGCTGAAGCTGCAGCATTATTGTCTGAGATAGCATTGGCAAAGGGTAGCAGGGACAATACCAGTGTCATAGTAGTTGACCTAAGAGGAACATTAACATCTAGTTGA
- the LOC127098622 gene encoding polycomb group protein FIE1, whose translation MVKSFGLGSEPVGGILNPSKKREYRVTNRLQEGKRPLYAVVFNFIDSRYFNVFATVGGNRVTIYHCLEGGVIAVLQSYVDEDKDESFYTVSWACNPNGSPYVVAGGINGIIRVIDAGNEKIHKSFVGHGDSINEIRTQTLRPSLVISASKDESVRLWNVHTGVCILIFAGAGGHRNEVLSVDFHPSDICKIASCGMDNTVKIWSMKDFWSYVEQSFTWTDIPSKFPTKYVQFPVFNASVHSNYVDCTRWLGDFILSKSVDNEIVLWEPKVKEQAPGEGSVDILQKYPVPECDIWFIKFSCDFHYNAAAIGNREGKIYVWELQSSPPVLIAKLSHAQSKSPIRQTAVSFDGSTILSCCEDGTIWRWDDFSNSEAA comes from the exons ATGGTGAAGTCGTTTGGTTTGGGATCTGAACCAGTGGGTGGTATCTTGAATCCTTCAAAGAAGAGAGAGTATAGAGTCACCAATCGCCTCCAAGAGGGCAAGCGTCCTCTATATGCTGTCGTTTTCAACTTCATTGACTCCCGCTACTTCAACGTTTTCGCCACTGTTGGTGGCAATCGG GTTACTATTTATCATTGCCTTGAAGGAGGAGTTATTGCTGTATTGCAGTCTTATGTAGATGAAGAT AAGGATGAATCTTTTTACACAGTGAGCTGGGCTTGCAATCCTAATGGTTCTCCATATGTTGTGGCTGGAGGAATAAATGGTATAATTCGGGTCATTGATGCTGGCAATGAGAAGATACACAAG AGTTTTGTTGGCCATGGGGACTCCATAAATGAAATCAGGACTCAAACGTTGAGGCCATCACTTGTAATATCTGCCAGCAAA GATGAATCTGTTCGGTTATGGAATGTTCACACTGGAGTATGCATTTTGATATTTGCTGGAGCTGGTGGACACCGTAATGAAGTCTTAAGTGTT GATTTTCATCCATCAGATATATGTAAGATTGCCAGTTGTGGCATGGATAATACTGTAAAAATATGGTCTATGAAGG ATTTCTGGAGCTATGTAGAGCAATCATTCACATGGACAGACATCCCTTCTAAGTTTCCTACAAAATATGTCCAGTTTCCT GTATTTAATGCTTCAGTTCATTCAAATTACGTTGATTGTACTAGATGGTTGGGTGATTTTATACTCTCAAAG AGTGTTGACAATGAAATTGTCTTGTGGGAACCTAAAGTGAAGGAACAGGCTCCAGGGGAG GGCTCGGTCGACATACTTCAGAAATACCCTGTTCCCGAGTGTGACATATGGTTCATAAAATTTTCTTGTGACTTCCATTACAATGCAGCTGCAATAG GCAACAGGGAAGGGAAAATTTATGTCTGGGAATTGCAGTCAAGTCCCCCTGTTCTTATTGCAAA GTTGTCTCATGCTCAATCCAAATCTCCAATCAGGCAGACGGCCGTGTCCTTTGATGGAAG TACTATTTTAAGTTGCTGCGAGGATGGGACAATATGGCGCTGGGATGATTTTTCAAACTCAGAAGCTGCTTAA
- the LOC127098624 gene encoding probable 6-phosphogluconolactonase 4, chloroplastic, whose amino-acid sequence MSFLTTLSNSCTLQSSLFCAQKPNPLSLRTSILPTQVGNKIVYQPLRRNNKVFSPNRCVGKIEASLKWEKGYKNVEVFSKEHLAVSLAYDVAQLSTKFTKERGAFTVALSGGSLIKYLRKLVDSPYAETIDWSKWHVFWVDERVVPKDNLESNYKLANDGFLSKVPIPPLNVYSIDDSLPPDGAADVYETTLRRLVTSNVIATSTNGLPKFDLMLLGMGPDGHVASLFPGHPLLNEDQKWVSFLNDSPKQPPERITFTFPVINASSNVAMVVTGAGKSTAVYTALEDDVKTVQLPVEKVSPYEGELKWYLDKGAASKLFKE is encoded by the exons ATGTCATTCTTAACAACTTTGTCTAATTCATGCACTCTCCAAAGTAGTTTATTTTGTGCACAAAAACCAAATCCACTATCACTAAGGACATCAATTTTACCAACACAAGTTGGGAACAAAATTGTTTATCAACCTCTAAGGAGGAATAATAAAGTGTTTTCACCCAATAGGTGTGTGGGGAAAATAGAGGCATCACTTAAGTGGGAAAAGGGTTATAAGAATGTTGAGGTTTTCAGTAAGGAACATCTTGCTGTGTCCTTGGCTTATGATGTTGCTCAACTTTCTACCAAATTTACCAAAGAAAGAGGTGCTTTCACTGTTGCTTTGTCTGGTGGATCTTTGATCAAGTACCTTAG GAAATTGGTTGATTCTCCCTATGCTGAAACCATAGATTGGTCAAAATGGCATGTTTTCTGGGTTGATGAGAGGGTTGTCCCAAAGGATAACTTAGAAAGTAATTATAAGCTTGCCAATGATGGATTTCTCTCCAAG GTGCCAATTCCCCCTCTCAATGTTTATTCTATTGATGATTCCCTACCACCTGATGGAGCAGCAGATGTTTATGAGACAACCCTTAGACGCTTGGTTACTAGCAATGTGATAGCCACATCAACCAATGGATTACCAAAATTTGATCTTATGCTTCTAGGTATGGGTCCGGATGGACATGTTGCATCTTTATTCCCAGGTCATCCTCTTCTCAATGAGGATCAGAAATGGGTTTCTTTCCTCAATGACTCACCAAAACAACCACCAGAGAGAATCACTTTCACATTTCCAGTGATCAATGCTTCTTCCAATGTAGCAATGGTGGTTACCGGTGCGGGTAAATCAACAGCAGTTTACACTGCACTTGAGGATGATGTGAAAACTGTTCAATTGCCTGTGGAAAAGGTTTCACCTTATGAAGGGGAGTTAAAATGGTACTTGGACAAAGGTGCTGCTTCAAAACTGTTTAAGGAGTAG